Proteins encoded together in one Peribacillus asahii window:
- a CDS encoding DUF2627 domain-containing protein — protein MKRLIAFTILFIPGALAAYGIKLMRDMLFAIQQPPYPALWVQSIAGLLFTIGGIAFIAGFILHRDRKRHKVQSRFDKMKLP, from the coding sequence ATGAAACGTTTAATCGCTTTTACAATCCTGTTTATCCCCGGAGCATTGGCCGCTTACGGTATTAAGCTCATGAGAGATATGTTATTCGCCATTCAACAACCGCCTTATCCTGCGCTTTGGGTACAATCTATAGCCGGTCTTCTATTTACAATTGGCGGCATTGCCTTTATAGCTGGATTTATTCTTCACCGTGATCGTAAACGTCATAAAGTTCAAAGTCGGTTTGATAAAATGAAACTGCCTTAA
- a CDS encoding glycerophosphodiester phosphodiesterase — MMHIIAHRGAASTHPENTMVAFIEAQRVGADGIEVDVQLSADGEVVIIHDEKLNRTTGVKGYVKDWKLSELKKLNASFGHKAKSVFEKIPTLVELFDWLQSNQLSCIIELKNTVFEYPGLEEKVIQLIRMYGFENRVVLASFNHYSLVYCYRLAPDIETAPIYRDGIFMPWIYAKSIAAKGIHPQFRVAHDVIIKESLDAGVAIRPYTINTEAQMKHFFEKGCSGIITDDPKLAKQVRDRLISMTN; from the coding sequence ATGATGCATATTATTGCCCATCGAGGAGCAGCAAGCACACACCCGGAAAATACAATGGTTGCATTTATAGAGGCACAGCGAGTGGGAGCGGATGGAATAGAAGTAGATGTGCAATTATCCGCGGATGGAGAAGTTGTCATTATTCATGACGAGAAACTAAATAGAACGACTGGAGTAAAGGGGTATGTAAAGGATTGGAAATTAAGTGAGTTAAAAAAGTTAAATGCTAGTTTTGGGCATAAAGCGAAATCGGTATTTGAAAAGATTCCTACATTAGTGGAACTATTTGATTGGCTTCAAAGTAATCAATTAAGCTGTATTATTGAATTGAAAAACACGGTCTTTGAATATCCTGGATTAGAGGAAAAAGTGATTCAATTAATTCGAATGTACGGGTTTGAAAATAGAGTTGTCTTAGCTTCCTTTAACCATTATAGCCTTGTCTATTGTTATCGCTTAGCTCCTGACATAGAGACAGCTCCTATTTATCGAGATGGAATCTTTATGCCATGGATTTATGCAAAGTCCATTGCTGCCAAAGGAATTCACCCTCAATTTCGAGTTGCTCATGATGTAATCATTAAAGAGTCATTGGATGCAGGGGTAGCCATCCGGCCTTATACGATTAATACAGAAGCACAAATGAAACATTTTTTTGAGAAAGGCTGTAGCGGCATTATTACAGATGATCCTAAACTTGCTAAACAAGTAAGGGACCGGTTGATTTCTATGACGAATTAA